A part of Aspergillus flavus chromosome 1, complete sequence genomic DNA contains:
- a CDS encoding acetamidase, with product MNTWQAIAKSKQESLRAAIPSEWIIPAHILPPEHQTDVTSFPRQSGWFTNRELEILSTSAPRILAHLETRSWTSEEVTKVFCKAAAAAHQLTNCLSEILFDEAIARAKELDDHLRKTGKPKGPFHGLPISLKDNFNIIGKDSTVGFTSLVNDPATYNSTLTDLLLQGGAVLYVKTNVPTAMMIAETVNNVFGRTVNPLNRKLTSGGSSGGESALISFGASRIGVGTDIGGSLRIPAACTGIFTLRPSFGRFPNFQTRSGLAGQEAVNSVNGPMASTLEEITFYSKTVIDQEPWVNDPKCLPIPWRPAEPKHRLKLAVMWNDGIVTPTPPVTRALKETVDRLRKAGHEVIDWKPTGHKEARQLLQRKFVADGGKSVRGLLAPTGEPFREEMRDYEKATELGVHEMWQIHLERNTLQKDYLHRWNASGIDGILCPTTPYSSVEHGKFAYVGYTGVFNILDYSAVSFPCGVKASKALDASYHGHKALSDVDARIQHDYNASAVDGMPVSLQLVARRLEEEKVLMMTGVVLQAVSTGWKSKL from the exons ATGAATACCTGGCAAGCAATCGCGAAAAGCAAACAGGAGTCGCTCAGAGCTGCTATTCCGTCCGAATGGATTATTCCTGCACATATTCTTCCCCCAGAGCATCAAACAGACGTCACGTCTTTCCCGCGACAATCCGGATGGTTCACTAACAGAGAGCTCGAGATCCTATCCACATCGGCACCTAGGATCCTGGCCCATTTGGAAACCAGGTCATGGACATCAGAGGAAGTGACAAAAGTGTTCTGTAAGGCCGCTGCAGCGGCTCACCAATTG ACGAATTGCCTCTCCGAGATCCTCTTCGACGAAGCCATCGCTCGAGCCAAGGAATTAGACGACCACCTGCGCAAGACAGGCAAACCAAAAGGTCCATTCCATGGCCTCCCAATCTCCCTCAAGGACaacttcaacatcatcggcAAAGACTCCACAGTGGGCTTCACGTCGCTCGTCAACGATCCCGCCACATACAACAGTACCCTCACAGATCTCCTCCTGCAGGGTGGAGCAGTGCTGTATGTGAAGACCAACGTGCCGACCGCGATGATGATCGCCGAGACCGTCAACAACGTCTTCGGCCGGACCGTGAACCCCCTCAATCGAAAACTGACATCCGGTGGCTCGTCCGGAGGTGAATCGGCACTTATTTCATTCGGTGCGAGTCGCATCGGCGTTGGAACTGACATTG GTGGCTCTCTCCGTATCCCAGCCGCCTGTACAGGGATCTTCACACTGCGGCCTTCCTTCGGACGATTTCCGAACTTCCAGACTCGATCGGGACTGGCGGGTCAAGAAGCCGTGAACAGCGTCAATGGCCCCATGGCATCGACATTGGAGGAAATCACATTCTACTCCAAGACCGTCATCGACCAAGAACCCTGGGTCAACGACCCGAAGTGTCTTCCTATCCCGTGGCGTCCGGCTGAGCCAAAACACCGACTCAAGCTGGCTGTAATGTGGAACGACGGCATCGTCACTCCCACGCCGCCCGTAACTCGTGCACTGAAAGAAACAGTCGACCGACTAAGAAAGGCCGGCCACGAGGTAATCGACTGGAAACCAACAGGACACAAAGAAGCGCGACAGCTTCTACAGCGCAAGTTCGTCGCCGACGGAGGTAAGTCAGTGCGTGGGCTACTGGCGCCGACGGGGGAGCCTTTCCGGGAGGAAATGCGAGATTACGAGAAGGCGACGGAGCTGGGTGTTCATGAGATGTGGCAGATTCATCTTGAGCGGAATACCCTGCAGAAAGATTATCTTCATCGATGGAACGCTAGTGGAATTGATGGGATTCTCT GTCCAACAACCCCATACAGCTCCGTGGAGCACGGTAAATTTGCATATGTGGGATACACTGGTGTATTCAACATCCTCGACTACTCTGCCGTTTCCTTCCCTTGCGGCGTGAAGGCCAGTAAGGCGTTGGATGCGTCGTATCACGGCCACAAGGCATTGAGTGATGTCGATGCAAGGATACAGCATGATT ATAATGCATCCGCAGTTGACGGGATGCCAGTCAGCCTACAGTTAGTCGCACGTCgactcgaagaagaaaaggtccTAATGATGACGGGAGTGGTTCTGCAAGCCGTATCTACCGGCTGGAAGTCCAAGCTATAA
- a CDS encoding putative allantoate permease, producing MLANIKTYLKGQESRPGEAKLLRKLDFFILSFCCLTYFFNYLDRSNLSNAYVSGMKEELNFQGNQLNVINTVFTVGYILGQVPSNLALTYIAPRIFFPTMIVFWGGLTMITAAVHNPQGIMAIRFFLGLAESSTFAGTHYILGAWYTEKELGKRSGIFTASGLAGTMFGGFIQSGIHSSLDGARGLSGWRWLFIIDGLITLPIALYGLFLFPDTPATTRAPYLSASERALAISRMPEASPATSRLDLTFAKKIFGTWYWYGFVMLWIIAGETESFSTNTLLALYMKSHPTNKYTVSQLNNYPSGVPAVGIVSTLFWATLTDFMGGKRYLVGFFIGITGIITSALILTQFSSTATVFGAYYWAGAVYACQATFFAWCNDVMRYQDGRLRSVVIASMNLGSNAVNAWWSILFYSATFAPRFTRGMWAMIGCSIALILWTGGVIYMSMRETREGLDGVGHGEEEVTEGSIYKPKD from the coding sequence ATGTTGGCCAACATCAAAACCTACCTGAAAGGCCAGGAATCAAGGCCTGGGGAGGCGAAGCTCCTGCGAAAGCtggatttcttcatcctctcctttTGTTGTTTGACATACTTTTTCAATTATCTAGATCGCTCTAACCTATCTAACGCGTATGTGTCGGGCATGAAAGAAGAGCTCAACTTCCAAGGAAACCAATTAAATGTTATCAATACGGTTTTTACTGTCGGCTATATCCTCGGTCAAGTACCCTCCAACTTAGCATTGACCTATATCGCTCCCCGCATCTTCTTCCCTACCATGATTGTGTTCTGGGGCGGTCTTACCATGATCACAGCAGCGGTGCACAATCCTCAGGGCATCATGGCTATCAGGTTTTTCTTGGGGTTGGCCGAATCCAGTACCTTCGCTGGAACTCATTACATTCTTGGAGCTTGGTATACCGAGAAAGAGCTGGGTAAGCGAAGCGGCATCTTCACTGCCTCCGGACTCGCCGGTACCATGTTTGGAGGTTTCATCCAGTCAGGGATCCATTCATCGCTCGACGGAGCTCGTGGACTATCCGGTTGGCGATGGCTGTTCATCATCGACGGACTGATCACCCTACCCATCGCGCTCTACGGactatttctatttcctGATACTCCTGCCACGACCCGAGCACCATATCTCTCTGCTTCTGAGCGAGCTCTAGCCATCTCCCGCATGCCTGAGGCAAGCCCAGCGACGTCACGCTTAGACCTAACCTTCGCGAAGAAAATATTCGGCACCTGGTACTGGTATGGCTTCGTGATGCTCTGGATCATCGCCGGCGAGACGGAATCCTTCTCGACCAACACCCTACTCGCACTCTACATGAAGTCCCATCCCACCAACAAATACACCGTCTCGCAGCTAAACAACTACCCATCGGGTGTGCCCGCCGTGGGTATCGTGTCGACCTTGTTCTGGGCTACATTGACCGATTTCATGGGCGGGAAACGCTATCTAGTAGGGTTCTTCATTGGGATCACCGGCATTATCACCTCGGCACTTATTCTGACTCAATTTTCCTCCACTGCCACGGTCTTTGGAGCCTATTACTGGGCTGGCGCCGTATATGCCTGTCAGGCTACGTTCTTTGCATGGTGCAATGATGTTATGCGGTATCAGGATGGTCGGCTGCGCTCGGTGGTCATTGCTAGTATGAACCTGGGTAGTAATGCCGTCAATGCTTGGTGGAGTATCCTGTTCTACTCTGCTACTTTTGCCCCCAGGTTCACTAGGGGTATGTGGGCTATGATTGGGTGTTCGATTGCTCTGATTCTCTGGACGGGCGGCGTTATATATATGAGCATGCGAGAGACACGGGAGGGGCTGGACGGTGTTGGgcatggagaagaggaagtaaCAGAGGGGTCAATTTACAAGCCCAAAGACTAG
- a CDS encoding DNA mismatch repair protein Msh1, with amino-acid sequence MPVCGSRISLLIPSRISSLCKTDPILPYHCKVHRTICHHARRPSLRIAMPSPAPNFTLQRGAKTRSTVKLKDLPQGALKLEPYHDTVEDAPRYPPVVQGHRNNMEKFQNCVILTRVGGFYELYFEQAEELAPLLNIKLASKKTSAGPVPMAGFPFFQLDRFLKTLVQDLNKYVAISEEFAHGVEDKARTGGLLFDRKVARIITPGTLIDEKFMDPAENNFLLAIYIDEPSLKAQLEQHGVSSHQHVLSSASQPVGLSWLDLSTGDFFTQSTTAQMLPSAIARIGAREILVDRGIQDLIGQELQLLVGHDHRLMTFFPFPQDILPMSQWDSMLEAPVSPKSIKSFTPEETAAGYSLLEYIRVQLQGLDLKLQPPRRRHLSESMNIDRNSLRGLEILETARDGFGKGSLLHAVRRTSTKSGARLLRDRLSSPSTSLRVINERLDLVSGFIANSELRDSVTQLLKRSYDAQRLVQKFTLGRGDPDDLICLSRAIEASKEIKRVLSATGFDVSSSAQANDSLATMTDRLHLDGPTILADKILAAIDEEGLIQRQRIEDDTAAEAAILAQEVTMNEGLPTDLDALPKKVRSKGSNRAGTAADEPPDVDTWIMRRDASPALRKLHQVLTKLQDEKISLTQRLRDSVGSSTLTLKWTPGLGHICHVKGTKVSQQALEELGVTRNVSTTKSTRSFYLPAWTELGSRIDQVKLQIRQEEQLIFERLRREVILNLVKIRRNAAVMDELDVACSFATLAQEQRLVRPILTKGTSHKIVGGRHPTVKLGLEEQGRRFVSNDCFLGDEERIWLITGPNMAGKSTFLRQNALITILAQVGSFVPAEYAEIGIVDQIFSRIGAADDLFRDQSTFMVEMLETAAILKQATSRSFVIMDEVGRGTTPEDGTAVSFACLHHLHYRNRCRTLFATHFHELADMTHDFDALGRYCTDVKETASGSFSFVHRLRKGVNRESHALKVAQLAGLPKEVLEMARSVRDSVRSGQKTWPAEVNWNAEAAPKPAVS; translated from the exons ATGCCAGTTTGTGGCAGCCGGATTTCACTCTTGATCCCGTCGCGCATCTCCTCTCTCTGCAAAACCGATCCCATATTACCGTATCACTGCAAGGTACACCGAACCATCTGCCATCATGCTCGCCGTCCGTCGCTGCGCATCGCGATGCCTTCTCCGGCTCCAAACTTCACTCTACAAAGGGGTGCCAAAACGCGCTCTACTGTGAAACTAAAGGATTTACCACAAGGAGCGTTGAAGCTAGAACCTTATCATGATACTGTAGAAGATGCACCGCGGTACCCACCGGTCGTGCAAGGACATAGGAATAATATGGAAAAGTTCCAGAATTGTGTTATCCTTACCAGAGTTGGAGGCTTTTATGAG CTGTATTTCGAGCAAGCTGAGGAGCTGGCCCCGTTGCTCAATATCAAGCTTGCTTCCAAGAAGACCAGCGCCGGCCCTGTTCCCATGGCGGGGTTTCCGTTCTTCCAGCTAGACCGCTTCCTGAAAACCCTCGTACAAGATCTCAATAAATACGTCGCCATTAGCGAGGAATTCGCACACGGCGTGGAGGACAAAGCTCGTACAGGGGGGCTTCTCTTTGATCGAAAAGTCGCCAGAATTATCACCCCCGGCACATTAATTGACGAGAAGTTCATGGATCCTGCGGAGAACAATTTTCTCCTAGCCATATACATAGATGAACCGTCATTGAAAGCACAACTAGAACAGCATGGTGTTTCATCGCATCAGCATGTACTGTCGTCTGCATCTCAGCCCGTAGGCTTGTCCTGGTTAGATCTTTCCACCGGAGACTTCTTTACCCAATCTACAACAGCGCAAATGCTTCCTTCGGCTATTGCAAGGATTGGTGCTCGAGAGATCTTGGTTGACCGGGGTATTCAAGATTTGATCGGACAGGAGCTGCAACTGCTAGTTGGGCACGATCATCGACTGATGACATTCTTCCCATTTCCCCAGGACATCTTGCCCATGTCTCAGTGGGATTCAATGCTAGAAGCACCCGTCTCTCCTAAATCTATCAAGTCTTTTACCCCGGAGGAAACAGCCGCTGGTTATAGCCTCTTAGAGTACATCCGGGTTCAACTACAGGGATTAGATCTAAAACTTCAACCCCCTCGTCGCCGGCACTTGAGCGAATCCATGAATATTGACCGCAATAGCTTGAGAGGGCTGGAGATTCTCGAAACCGCTCGGGACGGCTTCGGCAAAGGGAGTCTGCTTCATGCAGTGCGTCGTACCTCCACCAAAAGCGGAGCGCGTCTCCTGAGGGACCGTTTGA GTTCTCCGTCTACTTCCTTACGAGTGATCAACGAGCGCCTTGATCTTGTGTCGGGCTTCATCGCCAACAGTGAGCTACGTGATAGTGTGACACAGCTGTTAAAACGTAGCTATGACGCTCAGCGCCTAGTTCAAAAATTCACACTTGGACGGGGAGACCCGGATGATCTGATTTGTCTCTCAAGGGCTATAGAAGCTTCAAAGGAAATCAAGCGGGTCCTTTCTGCCACAGGCTTCGATGTCTCCTCGTCCGCTCAAGCCAATGATAGCCTTGCAACTATGACCGATCGACTTCATTTGGACGGGCCTACTATACTTGCAGACAAAATATTGGCTGCtattgatgaagaagggctGATCCAAAGGCAGCGGATTGAAGATGACACCGCCGCAGAGGCAGCGATTCTGGCTCAGGAAGTCACCATGAATGAGGGCTTACCAACTGACCTCGACGCTTTGCCGAAGAAAGTCCGATCTAAAGGTTCTAATCGAGCTGGCACAGCTGCAGATGAGCCACCGGACGTCGACACCTGGATTATGAGGCGGGACGCAAGCCCAGCCCTACGTAAGCTCCACCAAGTTTTAACGAAACTacaggatgagaagatcaGCTTGACACAGCGCCTTCGCGATTCTGTAGGATCATCTACTCTTACCCTCAAGTGGACCCCTGGTCTCGGCCATATATGCCATGTCAAAGGGACCAAGGTATCTCAACAAGCCCTCGAAGAATTAGGAGTAACACGAAACGTCTCAACAACCAAATCAACCAGGTCGTTCTACCTCCCCGCATGGACTGAGCTAGGCAGTCGAATAGACCAAGTGAAACTCCAAATCCGGCAAGAAGAGCAACTGATCTTTGAACGCCTTCGCCGCGAAGTGATTCTTAACCTAGTAAAGATCCGACGCAATGCAGCCGTCATGGATGAACTGGACGTCGCGTGCTCATTCGCAACACTAGCACAAGAACAGCGCCTCGTTAGGCCCATTCTGACCAAGGGCACCTCCCACAAAATCGTCGGAGGAAGACACCCAACTGTCAAACTCGGCCTCGAAGAGCAGGGTCGCCGATTCGTCAGCAACGACTGCTTCTTAGGCGATGAGGAACGCATCTGGCTCATCACAGGGCCCAACATGGCTGGGAAGAGCACCTTCCTGCGTCAGAACGCACTCATCACGATTCTCGCGCAAGTTGGGTCATTCGTCCCAGCCGAATACGCCGAGATCGGGATTGTAGACCAAATTTTCAGTCGCATCGGCGCGGCGGACGATCTCTTCCGCGACCAATCCACGTTCATGGTGGAAATGCTCGAGACAGCCGCTATCTTAAAGCAGGCGACATCTCGTTCCTTCGTCATCATGGATGAGGTTGGCCGCGGCACGACCCCCGAAGATGGCACCGCCGTCAGTTTCGCCTGTCTGCATCATCTCCACTATCGCAACCGATGTCGCACACTGTTCGCAACTCACTTCCACGAGCTGGCAGACATGACCCACGATTTTGACGCTCTGGGCCGATACTGCACGGACGTCAAGGAGACCGCCTCGGGGTCATTCTCGTTCGTCCATCGGCTGCGCAAGGGCGTGAATCGCGAGTCCCATGCGTTGAAGGTCGCCCAACTGGCGGGCTTGCCAAAGGAGGTCCTCGAGATGGCTCGAAGCGTGCGGGATAGCGTTCGTAGCGGTCAGAAAACATGGCCAGCAGAGGTAAATTGGAACGCCGAAGCAGCTCCCAAGCCAGCGGTCTCATAA
- a CDS encoding putative ureidoglycolate hydrolase, whose amino-acid sequence MAPILTTTPTLQVTPSPLTKEAFAPFGTAIYSPLPRDLNQAPASTTSLAPHNPTPVLANQNSALKYSPISPLLDNYTNKCPSNQPSSARMTMFSCFPRQLRSLPGKNTKAFDVRILERHPFTTQTFTPIDLSSQSTAGGQEEPYYLVVVAPTLKGQTVTAMTPSGPVTVRDPPDLKNLRAFVARGGQAVTYGAGTWHAPMVVVGSRRVDFVVVQFVNGVEEEDCQEVAFGEGVVVEVGGRAVAKL is encoded by the coding sequence ATGGCACccatcctcaccaccaccccaaCCCTCCAGGTGACACCCTCACCACTAACCAAAGAAGCCTTCGCTCCCTTCGGCACCGCCATCTACTCTCCTCTCCCCCGCGATCTCAACCAAGCCCCAGCAAGCACTACAAGCCTCGCACCTCACAACCCCACCCCAGTGCTCGCAAACCAAAACTCCGCTCTAAAATACAGCCCCATCTCCCCCCTCCTCGACAACTACACCAACAAATGCCCCAGTAACCAACCCTCCTCCGCCCGCATGACCATGTTCAGCTGCTTCCCCCGCCAATTGCGCTCCCTCCCCGGCAAGAACACGAAGGCCTTCGACGTCCGCATCCTCGAACGTCACCCCTTCACTACCCAGACCTTCACCCCGATTGACCTCTCTAGTCAGTCGACCGCCGGTGGGCAGGAGGAGCCGTATTACTTGGTTGTGGTTGCGCCGACGTTGAAGGGCCAGACGGTTACGGCTATGACGCCCTCGGGACCGGTGACGGTGAGGGATCCGCCGGATTTGAAGAATCTGAGGGCGTTTGTCGCGCGCGGGGGACAGGCGGTTACGTATGGCGCGGGGACGTGGCATGCGCccatggtggtggttgggtcTCGGCGGGTGGATTTTGTCGTCGTGCAGTTTGTTAATGgggttgaggaagaggattgtCAGGAGGTGGCGTTTGGGGAGGGTGTTGTTGTGGAGGTTGGGGGGAGGGCTGTTGCGAAGCTTTAG